The following proteins are encoded in a genomic region of Amyelois transitella isolate CPQ chromosome 14, ilAmyTran1.1, whole genome shotgun sequence:
- the LOC106140979 gene encoding electron transfer flavoprotein regulatory factor 1, producing the protein MSQVHRTAVLNLYKTLLYLGRDWPQGYELFRKRLHKVFTKNSNETDPEKIKLMIKHGEFVVKEIEALYKLKKYRAMKRRYYDESS; encoded by the exons atgtcgCAAGTACATCGTACCGCTGTTTTAAACCTTTATAAAACA tTGTTATACTTGGGGCGAGATTGGCCTCAAGGATACGAATTATTCAGGAAACGGCTCCATAAAGTTTTCACCAAGAATAGCAATGAAACTGATCCAGAGAAAATAAAGCTTATGATAAAACATGGTGAATTTGTTGTTAAAGAAATAGAGGCCCTTTACAAATTGAAGAAATACAGAGCGATGAAACGCCGATATTATGACGAAAGCTCTTAG